From the genome of Thermogutta terrifontis, one region includes:
- a CDS encoding Crp/Fnr family transcriptional regulator → MVSPEMLRRYPYFAKISEESLKEIAMMAEERSYPAGLQLFNEGDPADYLNIIVEGEVQIQYQLGNGEKRTVDTLVPGDILVWSALIEPYRTTAIGTTSKPTKVIAIKAKPLRELCDRDPMVGYQLTREIAKLLAHRLESARVQLAAA, encoded by the coding sequence ATGGTCTCGCCCGAAATGTTGCGCCGCTATCCGTACTTCGCCAAAATCAGCGAAGAATCCCTCAAGGAAATCGCCATGATGGCCGAGGAGCGGTCTTATCCCGCCGGACTTCAACTTTTTAATGAGGGCGATCCGGCCGACTATCTCAACATCATTGTCGAGGGCGAGGTGCAGATTCAGTATCAGCTCGGCAATGGGGAGAAGCGGACGGTGGATACGCTGGTCCCCGGCGACATCCTGGTATGGTCGGCCCTTATCGAACCTTACCGGACGACCGCGATCGGAACGACTTCCAAACCGACGAAAGTCATCGCCATCAAGGCCAAGCCGTTACGGGAACTCTGCGATCGTGATCCAATGGTCGGTTACCAGTTGACACGCGAAATCGCCAAGCTCCTGGCCCATCGCCTGGAGAGCGCACGCGTTCAGTTGGCGGCCGCTTGA
- a CDS encoding ATPase, T2SS/T4P/T4SS family, translating to MRPMAPTARTSETRLSFDELKQRIHSKLVDKLDLSKIGQLEGEVLRREIRLLVEHLCDSENTMLNRSERERLIDEVLDETFGLGPLESLLKDPTISDILINGPKNVYVERRGKLEKTNVTFRDNEHLLQIIDRIISKVGRRVDETCPMVDARMPDGSRFNAIIPPLALDGPAVSIRRFGRNPLKLEDLLNLKALTPEMVMLLEGAIKARLNIIIAGGTGSGKTTLLNVLSSFIPNNERIVTIEDAAELQLQQEHVVRLETRPPNIEGKGAITATDLVRNALRMRPERIIIGECRGPEALDMLQAMNTGHEGSMTTLHANSPRDALARLETMIMMAGFELPLKAMRTQIASAVNLLIQANRLQGGVRRVTHITEVVGMEQDTIITQDIFRFEQDGVDEKGRAYGKFVATGVRPTFMPRLEARGIRLPPTIFRQRVMMEA from the coding sequence ATGCGACCGATGGCTCCAACGGCGAGGACGTCGGAAACGCGCCTCTCGTTTGATGAACTCAAGCAGCGAATCCACAGCAAGCTGGTGGATAAACTCGATCTTTCCAAAATCGGCCAGCTTGAAGGCGAGGTGCTCCGCCGGGAAATCCGCCTTCTGGTGGAGCATCTCTGCGACAGCGAAAACACAATGCTTAACCGCTCCGAGCGAGAGCGGCTGATCGACGAGGTGCTGGATGAAACCTTCGGCCTGGGACCGCTCGAATCGCTGCTCAAGGATCCCACGATCAGCGACATCCTCATTAACGGTCCCAAAAACGTGTATGTGGAACGTCGCGGAAAGCTGGAAAAAACGAACGTCACATTCCGCGACAACGAGCATCTCCTCCAGATCATTGACCGCATCATATCCAAAGTGGGCCGGCGTGTGGATGAGACCTGTCCCATGGTCGATGCCCGCATGCCGGACGGCTCTCGTTTCAACGCCATCATTCCGCCACTGGCGCTTGATGGACCGGCGGTGTCCATCCGTCGGTTTGGTCGGAATCCTCTCAAGCTGGAGGATTTGCTCAACCTGAAGGCCCTCACCCCGGAAATGGTGATGCTGCTGGAAGGCGCTATCAAAGCCCGGCTGAATATCATCATCGCCGGTGGTACAGGTTCCGGTAAAACGACGCTGCTCAATGTTCTCTCCAGTTTTATTCCCAATAACGAACGTATTGTGACGATCGAAGACGCCGCGGAATTGCAGCTCCAGCAGGAACACGTCGTACGGTTGGAGACGCGGCCTCCCAATATTGAAGGGAAGGGGGCGATTACGGCCACCGACCTGGTCCGCAACGCCCTGCGTATGCGGCCGGAGCGGATCATCATCGGTGAGTGCCGTGGTCCCGAAGCCCTCGACATGCTCCAGGCCATGAATACCGGTCACGAGGGTTCGATGACCACGCTCCACGCGAACTCGCCGCGGGATGCCCTCGCCCGGCTGGAAACCATGATCATGATGGCCGGTTTTGAACTGCCACTTAAGGCCATGCGGACACAGATTGCCAGCGCGGTGAATTTGCTCATTCAGGCCAACCGACTCCAGGGGGGTGTGCGGCGCGTCACGCACATCACGGAAGTGGTGGGTATGGAGCAGGATACGATCATCACCCAGGACATTTTCCGATTTGAGCAGGATGGCGTGGATGAAAAAGGTCGGGCCTATGGAAAATTCGTGGCCACCGGTGTGCGTCCGACCTTCATGCCGCGTCTGGAGGCGCGGGGAATTCGGCTGCCGCCCACCATCTTCCGGCAGCGAGTCATGATGGAGGCCTGA
- the hypA gene encoding hydrogenase maturation nickel metallochaperone HypA, which translates to MHEVALVESLLQSVQEHIHDSGVTGQVRRVEVVIGRLSGVVPEAFRFAFEVLSPDVLGPGCELVIREIPAVCRCRQCGAVSELSEMILYCPRCQSDDVLIEGGRDLLLQSIELDEEAESGDPRPGEPD; encoded by the coding sequence ATGCACGAAGTGGCCCTCGTCGAGTCCCTCCTTCAATCGGTTCAGGAGCACATTCACGACAGCGGTGTGACTGGGCAAGTTCGCCGGGTGGAGGTGGTCATTGGAAGGCTTTCCGGCGTGGTGCCCGAGGCGTTCCGTTTTGCCTTCGAGGTGCTCAGTCCGGATGTCCTGGGGCCCGGGTGCGAACTTGTTATCCGCGAGATACCGGCGGTCTGCCGGTGCCGTCAATGCGGAGCCGTCTCCGAATTGAGCGAAATGATCCTCTATTGTCCGCGGTGTCAAAGTGATGACGTTCTCATCGAAGGGGGACGCGATTTGTTGCTCCAGTCGATAGAATTGGACGAAGAGGCAGAGTCCGGAGATCCTCGGCCCGGGGAACCCGATTAA
- a CDS encoding type II secretion system F family protein — MTPIDLGALNEIIAFWNDWGLSLLTFLSVVVIALLARRIWLWARTKNPTDSASIKPPILDPELEDEGAFGALTPALAAQIPESAKETRDFQLLLKQAGFYHPAARNTIYAFRFLLLVTPLIIAGVCAVLADPQWTWHILGVGLFSGVVLSIIPRLYVYFRRKTRYEEIRSGLADTVDMLSMCLTGGLNLLDSLEHVAGQMGAYPALAEELRLVKRQAEVSSLKLALEDLTRRVDLPEMRQLAAVLARGTQLGSQLASSLHDHADHLRVSLRQAALARANKAPVKLVLPILFCLAPAALIILTAPAILELRNFFVADTQTSPAAQGVTFGTNTVIEAMKQLDQKVNVAVPVVSGQAPLPE, encoded by the coding sequence ATGACGCCGATCGATCTGGGAGCCTTGAACGAGATTATCGCCTTCTGGAACGACTGGGGACTTTCCCTGTTGACCTTTCTGAGCGTCGTCGTCATCGCCCTGCTGGCGCGAAGAATCTGGCTGTGGGCACGGACGAAGAACCCCACGGATAGCGCCTCCATAAAGCCCCCAATTCTTGACCCCGAACTGGAAGATGAGGGCGCTTTCGGGGCTTTAACACCGGCATTGGCTGCCCAGATTCCGGAATCCGCCAAGGAAACAAGGGATTTTCAGCTTCTCTTAAAGCAGGCAGGATTTTACCATCCCGCAGCGCGCAACACGATCTACGCTTTTCGATTCCTGCTGCTGGTCACGCCGCTTATCATCGCCGGGGTGTGTGCCGTTCTGGCCGATCCCCAGTGGACCTGGCACATTCTCGGGGTGGGACTTTTCAGCGGCGTGGTGCTGTCGATTATTCCCAGGCTTTATGTGTACTTCCGGCGGAAGACGCGGTACGAGGAGATTCGCAGCGGCCTGGCCGACACGGTTGACATGCTCAGCATGTGTTTGACGGGCGGCCTCAATCTCCTGGATAGTCTGGAACATGTGGCTGGCCAGATGGGGGCCTACCCTGCACTTGCTGAGGAACTCAGGCTCGTCAAACGGCAGGCCGAGGTGAGCAGCCTCAAGCTGGCCCTCGAGGACCTCACCCGGCGGGTGGATCTGCCCGAGATGCGTCAGCTCGCCGCCGTACTTGCCCGGGGAACCCAATTGGGCAGCCAGCTCGCCAGCTCGCTTCACGATCACGCGGATCATCTCCGCGTCTCGTTGCGGCAAGCGGCACTTGCGCGAGCCAACAAGGCCCCGGTCAAGCTCGTGCTCCCGATTTTGTTCTGCCTGGCGCCGGCCGCTCTGATTATCCTCACAGCTCCGGCTATACTGGAGTTGCGGAATTTCTTTGTGGCGGATACCCAGACCAGTCCGGCTGCGCAGGGTGTAACGTTCGGAACCAATACCGTCATCGAAGCGATGAAACAGCTTGATCAAAAGGTGAATGTGGCTGTGCCTGTTGTTTCCGGGCAAGCGCCGTTGCCGGAGTGA
- a CDS encoding arsenate reductase ArsC — protein sequence MARSQPNSKLRILFLCTGNSCRSQMAEGWARHLKGDVIEAHSAGVQPHGLNPWAVRVMAEAGVDISGHRSKHLDEVLHIPFDYVITVCDDAAENCPVFPGTTTRLHVGFPDPPRLARGLTDDEAILRIYRQVRDAIRRFVETLPESLPPRQA from the coding sequence GTGGCGCGGAGTCAACCCAACTCCAAGTTGCGGATTCTTTTTCTTTGCACGGGCAATTCGTGTCGCAGTCAGATGGCCGAGGGCTGGGCAAGGCACCTGAAAGGTGACGTCATCGAAGCCCACTCGGCGGGCGTTCAACCTCATGGCCTGAACCCGTGGGCGGTCCGCGTCATGGCAGAAGCCGGGGTGGATATTTCCGGCCATCGCAGCAAACACCTGGACGAGGTTCTCCATATTCCCTTCGATTATGTGATTACCGTGTGCGACGACGCCGCGGAAAACTGCCCCGTTTTTCCCGGTACAACCACGCGCCTCCACGTGGGATTTCCCGATCCCCCGCGTCTTGCTCGCGGATTGACTGACGATGAAGCGATTCTGAGGATCTATCGCCAGGTGCGAGATGCCATCCGGCGGTTTGTGGAGACGCTGCCAGAATCCCTTCCCCCGCGGCAGGCATGA
- a CDS encoding GGDEF domain-containing protein, with amino-acid sequence MMSLWLSFIVMAALNLALGVATAIYFRRYIDVVRAAAKNSDNGRLASETQTTRDGLTPKPADPGDPSSATEKKPPVESAAETFPGQPEDGGIPATNRGKTDRETQDSEIPETSPEEEPVADDETPTRQATSRSVTNDVPDTSDTPETEDGVPPNGTTETEEADLSSVAPSAERVASSERETDIPPGSEPSSSPVLKLLQQTDRVIDQLRQLHDQLFSHSPTDREALAALLSGVEPTVEELVGQYHQVLPNIVSASSSSPPEEILSHLHQQVLALQQAEIRLTSIDLRGDFNATVKEIQAECSHLMGSAHGFRDALEAVYAHETANSDSPPALTSPLCYDRLTGVFNRVGLERFLQTHTLGRLARERLTAVLFDLDQFARINQRFGHRLGDQTLAAVAKVFQQTSLRHATWVRYGGDQFLLLLRETDVRQGVQQAEHFRQQFEVAQFAIGGDTVHLTLSAAVTELRSDDTPTAMFLRLLETLREAKRAGGNRTFVHNGQSAAPVVPPNLRVEEQTYQVSASITAAEQAAAVEEAFRRG; translated from the coding sequence ATGATGAGCCTGTGGCTGAGCTTCATCGTCATGGCGGCACTGAACCTCGCCCTGGGCGTGGCGACGGCTATTTATTTCCGCCGTTACATTGACGTTGTGCGAGCTGCCGCAAAAAACTCCGATAACGGCAGGCTCGCGTCTGAGACCCAAACTACCAGAGACGGGCTCACCCCAAAGCCGGCCGATCCTGGCGATCCCTCGTCGGCGACTGAGAAAAAACCGCCTGTCGAGAGTGCCGCAGAAACTTTCCCCGGCCAGCCTGAGGACGGCGGCATCCCGGCCACAAATCGTGGCAAGACCGACCGGGAGACTCAGGACAGCGAGATTCCCGAAACTTCTCCAGAAGAGGAGCCGGTCGCAGACGATGAAACGCCCACAAGACAAGCCACTTCACGAAGCGTCACGAACGATGTGCCCGATACTTCGGACACTCCAGAAACCGAAGACGGTGTCCCCCCAAACGGCACAACGGAAACAGAGGAGGCAGATCTGTCATCGGTTGCACCTAGTGCAGAGAGAGTCGCAAGCTCCGAGCGGGAAACCGACATTCCGCCGGGAAGCGAACCGTCTTCGTCCCCGGTCCTTAAGCTTCTGCAACAGACCGACAGGGTGATCGATCAACTGCGGCAACTGCACGACCAACTCTTCAGTCATTCGCCCACCGATCGCGAAGCGCTGGCAGCGCTGCTGAGCGGGGTCGAACCGACGGTCGAAGAGTTGGTCGGGCAGTACCATCAGGTCCTTCCCAACATTGTCAGTGCGAGCTCCAGCTCCCCTCCCGAAGAAATACTCTCGCACCTCCATCAACAGGTGCTCGCGCTGCAACAGGCGGAAATCCGGCTCACGAGCATCGATTTGCGTGGAGACTTCAATGCCACAGTAAAAGAGATACAGGCAGAGTGCAGCCATCTCATGGGATCTGCGCATGGATTCCGCGATGCGCTGGAAGCAGTTTATGCCCACGAGACGGCCAACAGCGATTCCCCGCCTGCGTTGACGTCCCCGCTCTGTTACGACCGGCTGACTGGTGTTTTCAATCGGGTTGGCCTAGAACGGTTTCTGCAAACGCACACGCTCGGCAGGCTGGCCCGAGAGAGGTTGACGGCCGTCCTGTTCGATCTCGACCAATTTGCCAGGATCAATCAACGATTTGGTCATCGCCTGGGTGACCAGACTCTGGCCGCTGTGGCGAAGGTTTTCCAACAGACTTCCCTTCGCCACGCCACGTGGGTGCGTTATGGTGGCGATCAATTTCTCCTCCTGTTGCGGGAAACCGATGTCCGGCAAGGTGTCCAACAAGCGGAGCATTTCCGGCAACAATTCGAAGTGGCCCAATTTGCGATCGGTGGGGATACAGTCCATCTCACGCTGTCTGCCGCAGTGACCGAATTACGCAGCGACGACACCCCCACGGCCATGTTCCTCCGGTTGTTGGAGACGCTCAGGGAGGCCAAGCGGGCGGGAGGTAATCGAACGTTTGTTCACAACGGCCAATCAGCTGCCCCGGTGGTTCCGCCCAATCTCCGCGTGGAGGAGCAGACTTACCAGGTCTCGGCCTCGATAACCGCAGCGGAGCAGGCGGCCGCCGTGGAAGAGGCCTTCCGCCGCGGGTGA
- a CDS encoding site-2 protease family protein yields the protein MSDYWTRYPDERYPEDRRSSWFEDEPGDNLSRSDDAVYREAGVPPAPEVTRAEFAPRPRQPSRARWVVPLVLFLLTCLSTFAAAQGFQRPLEGLKYAVCIMAVLLSHEMGHFLQALRYGAPATLPFFLPMPFSPIGTFGAVIAMDTRRLDRRALFDIGITGPLAGLIPTLVFTIVGIQQSQVVPVVRGPAFMELGEPLLFTYLTQWIKGPLPDGYTLLVGPMAFAGWVGMLITALNLIPIGQLDGGHILYALLGKRANALGMFLLLAAIAAVVIFGYWGWLLMIFLLGLLGPEHPPTANDEAPLGWGRAILGWLVLAFIIVGFTPEPFKL from the coding sequence ATGAGTGATTATTGGACTCGCTACCCCGACGAGCGTTATCCCGAGGACCGGCGGTCGTCCTGGTTTGAGGACGAACCGGGGGACAATCTATCGCGCTCTGACGATGCTGTTTACCGCGAGGCGGGGGTCCCACCCGCGCCGGAAGTCACTCGGGCCGAGTTTGCCCCGCGGCCGCGACAGCCTTCCCGGGCCAGATGGGTCGTCCCTCTCGTTCTTTTCCTGCTCACCTGTCTGAGCACGTTCGCGGCGGCGCAGGGATTTCAGAGACCGCTGGAAGGTTTGAAATACGCGGTGTGCATCATGGCCGTGCTTCTTTCCCACGAGATGGGGCATTTCCTCCAGGCGCTTCGCTACGGCGCACCGGCCACACTGCCGTTCTTTTTGCCCATGCCGTTCTCGCCGATCGGCACATTCGGGGCGGTCATTGCCATGGATACCCGCCGTCTCGATCGCCGGGCGCTGTTTGACATTGGCATCACCGGACCGCTGGCTGGGCTTATTCCCACACTCGTTTTCACCATTGTGGGAATTCAGCAGTCCCAGGTAGTTCCAGTTGTTCGTGGACCGGCCTTCATGGAACTGGGAGAACCTCTTCTTTTCACCTATCTGACGCAGTGGATCAAAGGTCCTCTCCCGGATGGTTATACCCTCCTCGTTGGGCCGATGGCGTTTGCCGGGTGGGTCGGCATGCTGATCACGGCCCTCAATTTAATCCCCATTGGCCAACTCGACGGGGGCCACATTCTCTATGCCTTATTGGGGAAGCGGGCGAATGCCCTGGGGATGTTCCTGCTTCTGGCAGCGATTGCCGCGGTGGTCATCTTCGGTTACTGGGGATGGCTTTTGATGATCTTCCTGCTGGGGCTCCTGGGACCAGAACATCCACCAACTGCCAATGACGAAGCACCGCTGGGCTGGGGACGCGCGATCCTGGGGTGGTTGGTGCTGGCCTTCATCATCGTGGGATTTACACCGGAGCCATTCAAACTGTAA
- the hypB gene encoding hydrogenase nickel incorporation protein HypB codes for MKIVAAKKILKANDQLAAANRRFFHQSGVFVVNILGSPGGGKTSLIEALAATLNGKGPLAVIEGDLAGTVDAERLSARGLPVVQITTEGACHLDANMVAAAVDGLPLSRGGWLFIENVGNLVCPAGFDLGEDLRIVILSVPEGDDKVIKYPTIFQSTQAVVISKIDLLPYFEFQPQRVRETLCRLNPDAAVFEVSAKTGQGMGELAEWLVARRTAAESKAGG; via the coding sequence ATGAAAATCGTAGCGGCGAAGAAAATCTTAAAGGCGAACGATCAGTTGGCGGCCGCCAACCGAAGATTCTTCCACCAATCGGGAGTGTTTGTGGTCAACATTTTGGGTTCACCGGGTGGTGGGAAAACCTCGCTCATTGAAGCGCTCGCCGCCACGCTCAACGGCAAAGGACCCCTTGCGGTGATCGAGGGCGATCTGGCCGGGACGGTGGACGCAGAGCGGCTTTCCGCCCGAGGGTTGCCCGTCGTCCAGATCACCACAGAGGGAGCCTGCCATCTGGACGCCAATATGGTGGCAGCAGCGGTGGACGGCCTGCCACTGTCCCGGGGTGGTTGGTTGTTCATTGAGAACGTGGGCAACCTCGTCTGTCCCGCTGGGTTCGACCTGGGAGAGGATCTACGGATCGTGATCCTGAGCGTCCCGGAAGGCGACGACAAAGTCATCAAATATCCCACCATTTTTCAATCCACGCAGGCAGTGGTTATCAGCAAAATAGATCTGCTTCCTTATTTCGAGTTTCAGCCGCAGCGGGTCAGGGAGACGCTTTGCCGATTGAATCCTGACGCCGCCGTGTTTGAAGTCTCTGCAAAAACCGGACAGGGCATGGGGGAACTTGCGGAATGGCTGGTCGCGCGGCGGACGGCGGCCGAATCTAAAGCGGGCGGTTGA
- a CDS encoding RsmD family RNA methyltransferase: MGGRSEDVSPSGKRRFRRPLGLRIIGGEFKGRRLQYSGDWSVRPMRDRVREAVFNILREAIPGSVVLDIFAGTGAMGLEALSRGASFAYFIEKDPVACQFLRKNVTHLGVNERAEIIPADVFLWWKHHPSFSRQPHVAFCCPPYELYTEAGDAMKELITGLMRELPSDSVVVVEAHDRYDFSQLPLPEQWDVRTYRPSRIGFFWKESTTSDAA, from the coding sequence ATGGGTGGACGCAGCGAGGACGTATCACCCTCCGGAAAGCGGCGGTTTCGCCGCCCCCTCGGATTGCGCATCATCGGGGGGGAATTCAAGGGGCGGCGTCTCCAGTACAGTGGGGATTGGTCCGTGCGGCCAATGCGCGACAGGGTTCGCGAGGCCGTTTTCAACATCCTCCGCGAGGCCATTCCCGGGAGCGTGGTGCTCGATATCTTCGCGGGGACAGGTGCCATGGGCCTGGAGGCCCTCAGCCGCGGGGCTTCCTTCGCTTACTTCATTGAGAAAGACCCTGTCGCCTGCCAGTTTCTCCGCAAGAACGTGACTCACCTGGGAGTGAACGAGCGTGCCGAAATCATCCCGGCTGACGTTTTTCTTTGGTGGAAGCACCACCCCTCGTTCTCCAGGCAACCCCATGTCGCTTTCTGCTGCCCACCGTATGAACTGTACACTGAGGCCGGGGACGCAATGAAGGAGCTGATCACCGGATTGATGCGAGAATTGCCATCCGACAGTGTTGTCGTGGTCGAGGCCCACGACCGCTATGATTTCTCGCAGCTTCCCCTTCCCGAACAATGGGACGTTCGCACCTACCGCCCCAGCCGAATCGGATTCTTCTGGAAAGAATCCACCACCAGTGACGCGGCCTGA
- a CDS encoding type II secretion system F family protein has translation MVHPTLLIGIAVFVAVSALILGAATLFGHRSEDRLQTRLETFTRRPQRGQEGAASQKILAESIHQKENFLDQLLERFPSVYRLVEQADVPISPGRLLLVSLALMAGAVVATVVFRLPWTVGAIMVPGLGCLPLLWLLWRRKRRLKAFAAQLPEALDMLARSLRAGQSLASGFGLVAKEVPAPLGKEFGRVFDEQNLGVPLEESLRDLADRIPNMDLKFFATAVVLQRQTGGDLAEILDRISSLIRERFNIWGQVQALTGEGRLSGIVLMALPVVIFLAVYYLNRDYVMMLFTDPLGKKMLATAIVMQVIGALVIRKIVNIKV, from the coding sequence ATGGTGCATCCAACCTTGCTGATCGGGATCGCCGTTTTTGTGGCGGTGTCGGCTCTCATTCTGGGAGCCGCTACGCTCTTTGGCCATCGCTCCGAGGATCGCCTGCAAACGCGTTTGGAGACGTTCACCCGCCGCCCCCAGCGCGGTCAGGAAGGCGCGGCTAGCCAGAAAATCCTCGCGGAAAGCATCCATCAAAAAGAGAATTTCTTGGATCAGCTTCTGGAACGCTTTCCCAGTGTTTACCGCCTCGTCGAACAGGCAGACGTGCCGATTTCTCCAGGCCGACTGCTCCTGGTCAGTCTCGCGTTGATGGCCGGCGCCGTGGTCGCCACGGTTGTCTTTCGACTACCCTGGACCGTGGGGGCGATCATGGTGCCCGGTCTGGGATGCCTGCCCCTTCTCTGGCTTTTGTGGCGGCGCAAGCGCCGCTTGAAGGCCTTTGCTGCCCAACTTCCGGAGGCACTCGATATGCTGGCCCGTTCCCTGCGGGCAGGGCAGAGCCTGGCATCTGGTTTCGGGCTTGTCGCGAAAGAAGTGCCAGCACCTCTGGGAAAAGAGTTCGGACGGGTTTTCGATGAACAAAACCTTGGTGTCCCCCTGGAGGAGTCGCTGCGTGATCTCGCTGACCGAATTCCCAACATGGACCTGAAATTCTTCGCCACGGCGGTGGTGCTCCAGCGGCAGACCGGCGGTGACCTCGCTGAAATCCTCGATCGAATCAGCAGCCTCATCCGCGAAAGGTTTAACATCTGGGGGCAGGTTCAGGCCCTGACCGGCGAAGGCCGGTTATCGGGAATCGTCCTCATGGCTTTGCCGGTGGTTATATTCCTGGCCGTTTATTATCTCAATCGCGACTATGTGATGATGTTATTCACCGATCCACTGGGCAAGAAAATGCTGGCCACGGCGATTGTCATGCAGGTTATTGGGGCGCTGGTGATTCGCAAGATTGTCAATATTAAAGTATGA
- a CDS encoding type II secretion system F family protein — MPWHEWLYPVLTFTTVSGLLLLIALRFLGKQASGQKDREDFDPADLVYVSPEKAARTRLDRWFYELLEAAGSTLDRTTASMIPAATAVLGAAVCLVLFDDFLLAMLGTLVGAVIPLAWWKFRAWRRITAMRKELPSTLELFADAVRSGLSLERAAVLAAEESKGPLQNEFRWCAAQLELGHSPQRVMERMSYRIPLPEFRIFATAVLVHRRTGGDLANLASRLARSARERSEFRGHMKAVTAGSRLSVLGLTVGILIAVAVLGWSRPEYIQQFLTHPRGPTLLGIAGCLQLVGLLWVWRILQVKY, encoded by the coding sequence TGGGGAAACAGGCGTCCGGGCAGAAGGACCGGGAGGATTTCGATCCGGCGGACCTTGTGTATGTGTCGCCGGAAAAAGCTGCCCGAACTCGTCTGGACCGGTGGTTTTATGAACTTTTGGAAGCCGCGGGAAGCACCCTGGACCGCACCACGGCCAGCATGATCCCCGCAGCGACGGCGGTTCTGGGGGCTGCCGTGTGCCTGGTTCTCTTTGATGATTTCCTCCTGGCCATGCTCGGGACGTTGGTCGGGGCCGTGATTCCTCTGGCGTGGTGGAAGTTCCGAGCGTGGCGACGCATCACCGCGATGCGCAAGGAGCTACCCTCCACGCTGGAGCTGTTTGCTGATGCCGTGCGGAGTGGGCTGTCGCTGGAACGTGCCGCGGTCCTCGCCGCTGAAGAAAGCAAAGGCCCGCTTCAAAACGAATTCCGTTGGTGTGCCGCCCAGCTCGAACTGGGACATTCTCCCCAGCGCGTTATGGAACGCATGTCTTACCGGATTCCGCTGCCGGAATTTCGGATTTTTGCCACCGCAGTCCTGGTTCATCGCCGAACCGGAGGCGATCTCGCCAATCTCGCCAGTCGGCTCGCCCGATCGGCGCGGGAACGCTCGGAATTTCGTGGACATATGAAGGCGGTCACCGCGGGCAGTCGGCTTTCCGTCCTCGGATTGACTGTGGGGATTCTCATCGCGGTGGCGGTGCTGGGCTGGTCCCGGCCGGAATACATCCAGCAGTTCCTAACCCATCCCCGCGGGCCAACCTTACTTGGTATCGCAGGATGCCTGCAACTGGTGGGGCTGCTGTGGGTGTGGCGCATTCTCCAGGTGAAATACTGA
- a CDS encoding type II secretion system F family protein, whose amino-acid sequence MTDNLIIIAQSLDFAVLLPYAVFGMFAALAFWVLEFLTGRQPRRVERIQELARTPRQRMTSDELAQRPASKLTEVLEKATPALAKPLEPKSEVERSRLKQRLAEAGFRGDKAVQIFLGLKFAALLGGFLLGGSVSLGLWGLSRSTTTSAVIIGGLAFYVPDLVLWFIGKKRKEAIFLGLPDALDLLVVCVEAGLGLDQAMRKVTEELASSHPVIAKEFALANLQLQMGRPRAEVLHEMGVRTGVQDMRALAAVIIQAEKFGSSIAQALRAQSESMRTRRRQMAEERAQKTAVKLIFPLVLFIFPGIFVVLVGPAAITMIRELFPMMAGR is encoded by the coding sequence ATGACGGATAATCTGATAATCATTGCCCAGAGTCTGGATTTTGCCGTGCTGCTGCCCTACGCGGTCTTCGGGATGTTCGCTGCACTGGCGTTCTGGGTACTGGAGTTCCTCACCGGTCGCCAGCCGCGAAGGGTCGAAAGGATCCAGGAGCTAGCGCGGACACCCCGTCAGCGGATGACATCCGATGAACTGGCCCAGCGACCTGCGAGTAAACTGACCGAGGTTTTGGAAAAAGCGACGCCCGCGCTGGCAAAGCCGCTGGAACCTAAATCCGAAGTGGAACGTAGCCGCCTGAAACAGCGTCTCGCGGAAGCCGGATTCCGTGGCGACAAAGCTGTTCAAATCTTTCTGGGCCTCAAATTCGCAGCACTCCTGGGTGGATTTTTGCTGGGCGGTTCGGTGAGCCTGGGGTTGTGGGGTTTGTCGAGAAGCACGACCACGTCCGCCGTGATCATCGGAGGACTGGCCTTTTATGTGCCGGATCTCGTATTGTGGTTCATTGGAAAAAAACGCAAGGAGGCCATTTTTCTCGGGCTGCCGGATGCCCTTGACCTGCTCGTGGTTTGTGTGGAGGCGGGGCTGGGCCTGGATCAGGCCATGCGAAAGGTCACGGAAGAATTGGCCAGTTCACATCCGGTGATCGCCAAGGAATTCGCGCTGGCCAACCTCCAGTTGCAGATGGGGCGTCCCCGCGCGGAGGTCCTCCACGAGATGGGAGTCCGCACAGGCGTACAGGACATGCGCGCTCTGGCGGCCGTTATCATCCAGGCGGAAAAATTTGGCTCGAGTATCGCTCAGGCCCTTCGCGCTCAAAGTGAATCAATGCGGACACGCCGTCGCCAGATGGCGGAGGAGCGGGCTCAGAAAACCGCCGTCAAATTGATTTTCCCCCTTGTGCTGTTCATTTTCCCAGGGATCTTCGTGGTGCTTGTGGGACCGGCGGCCATCACGATGATCCGCGAACTCTTCCCGATGATGGCCGGTCGATGA